In a single window of the Candidatus Dormiibacterota bacterium genome:
- a CDS encoding alpha/beta fold hydrolase, whose translation MDGGTGTRRRARSQNGRSRAGATPVNRASGERPAAATPPPPPSPPPEPETVEERASDAILGANPFLGIDRREQVMALGRLATRLIMNPGTLTRESLSLARELAAVTVGRSGVEPARGDRRFTDATWTEHPAYHRAMQGYLAWSRSVGRVVDGAGLDWRNAERARFAATLVTEALAPTNTLAGNPAALKRSFETGGRSLLRGARNMVHDIRHNRGMPSQVDRSPFVPGRNIAVSPGAVVYRSEVCEVIQYTPTTAEVRARPLVMIPPQINKYYIMDLAPGRSFIENAVSNGVQFFAISWRNPRPEHRDWDLDTYVQGCLDAISTACEVTGSKDVNLMGLCAGGITTAITLAHMAAAKDPRVHSVTLPVTMLDMSVPSTAGMFSSERLAASAIRQSQRRGVLSGAEMARVFAWMRPNDLVWNYWVNNYLMGNPPPAFDILAWNNDTTNLPAALHAQFLRILVDNALTRPGEIEVLGTPIDLGAVRVPAYVLAGVTDHITPWRACYRATSLLGGESTFVLSNSGHIQALVNPPGNPKASYFTGPRPGPDPDAWRAAATENRDSWWGHWLEWARARSGPMRPAPEQPGSRRHPAIEPAPGTYVHDQA comes from the coding sequence ATGGATGGCGGCACCGGCACCCGCCGCAGGGCGCGGAGCCAGAACGGGCGCAGCCGCGCCGGTGCGACCCCCGTCAACCGGGCGAGCGGGGAGCGCCCCGCCGCCGCGACGCCGCCGCCGCCGCCGAGCCCGCCGCCCGAGCCCGAGACCGTCGAGGAGCGCGCCAGCGACGCCATCCTGGGAGCCAACCCCTTCCTCGGCATCGACCGCCGCGAGCAGGTGATGGCGCTGGGCCGCCTGGCCACCCGGCTGATCATGAACCCCGGCACCCTCACCCGCGAGAGCCTGTCCCTGGCCCGCGAGCTCGCCGCCGTCACCGTCGGGCGCTCCGGCGTCGAGCCCGCCCGGGGCGACCGCCGCTTCACCGACGCCACCTGGACCGAGCACCCCGCCTACCACCGCGCGATGCAGGGCTATCTGGCCTGGAGCCGCTCCGTCGGCAGGGTCGTCGACGGCGCCGGGCTGGACTGGCGCAACGCCGAGCGGGCGCGCTTCGCCGCCACCCTGGTCACCGAGGCGCTCGCCCCCACCAACACGCTCGCGGGCAACCCGGCGGCGCTCAAGCGCAGCTTCGAGACCGGGGGGCGCAGCCTGCTGCGCGGCGCCCGCAACATGGTCCACGACATCCGCCACAACCGGGGGATGCCGTCGCAGGTCGACCGCAGCCCGTTCGTGCCGGGAAGGAACATCGCGGTCAGCCCGGGCGCGGTGGTGTACCGCAGCGAGGTCTGCGAGGTGATCCAGTACACGCCCACCACCGCGGAGGTGAGGGCGCGGCCGCTGGTGATGATCCCGCCGCAGATCAACAAGTACTACATCATGGACCTGGCGCCGGGCCGCAGCTTCATCGAGAACGCGGTGAGCAACGGCGTCCAGTTCTTCGCCATCAGCTGGCGCAATCCCCGGCCGGAGCACCGCGACTGGGACCTCGACACCTACGTGCAGGGCTGCCTCGACGCCATCAGCACCGCCTGCGAGGTGACCGGGTCGAAGGACGTCAACCTCATGGGGCTCTGCGCCGGCGGCATCACCACCGCGATCACGCTGGCGCACATGGCCGCGGCGAAGGACCCGCGGGTGCACAGCGTGACCCTGCCGGTGACGATGCTCGACATGAGCGTGCCCTCGACCGCGGGCATGTTCTCGAGCGAGCGGCTCGCCGCCTCCGCGATCCGCCAGTCGCAGCGCCGGGGCGTGCTCTCGGGCGCGGAGATGGCGCGGGTGTTCGCGTGGATGCGTCCCAACGACCTGGTCTGGAACTACTGGGTCAACAACTACCTGATGGGCAACCCGCCGCCGGCGTTCGACATCCTCGCCTGGAACAACGACACCACCAACCTGCCGGCGGCGCTGCACGCGCAGTTCCTGCGCATCCTGGTCGACAACGCGCTCACCCGGCCCGGGGAGATCGAGGTGCTGGGCACGCCGATCGACCTCGGCGCGGTGAGGGTGCCCGCCTACGTGCTCGCCGGGGTGACCGACCACATCACCCCCTGGCGCGCCTGCTACCGGGCCACCAGCCTGCTCGGCGGCGAGAGCACCTTCGTGCTCAGCAACAGCGGCCACATCCAGGCGCTGGTCAACCCGCCCGGCAATCCCAAGGCGAGCTACTTCACCGGTCCCAGGCCGGGTCCCGACCCGGACGCCTGGCGCGCCGCCGCCACCGAGAACCGCGACAGCTGGTGGGGTCACTGGCTGGAGTGGGCGCGGGCGCGGAGCGGGCCGATGCGGCCGGCGCCGGAGCAGCCGGGCAGCCGCCGCCATCCGGCGATCGAGCCCGCCCCCGGCACCTACGTCCACGACCAGGCCTGA